In Mytilus trossulus isolate FHL-02 chromosome 6, PNRI_Mtr1.1.1.hap1, whole genome shotgun sequence, a single window of DNA contains:
- the LOC134723835 gene encoding uncharacterized protein K02A2.6-like, with amino-acid sequence MNSDIENFIKNCSICNKFRKANCREPLKSHDIPSRPWTKLGADLLEFKGKHYLLCVDYYSKYPEIALLPSLSSVSTISAFKSMFARHGVPSEVVSDNGPQFACANFKNFSHEWDFIHTTSSPRYAQSNGEAERYVQTIKDMFKKAEEGQSDIYISLMEYRASPIEGVGLSPAQLLFNRQLKTKLPMSTELLEPKAFGSKQKELMERQKRQKHFYDKTSKPLPSVAPGEIVRFKKEDKSTWEPAIVDTEHSKRSYVLRAENDKLYRRNRKHFLKTNEKVFNKDNSQNDLEFPMVDNSIDREPPTVTNHDQQETQNQASAPTDPTTVTRSGRISRKPAYLTEHFV; translated from the exons ATGAACAGTGATATTgaaaacttcattaaaaactgtAGCATATGTAACAAGTTTAGAAAGGCAAACTGTAGAGAACCGCTCAAATCTCATGATATTCCGTCGCGTCCGTGGACAAAGTTAGGAGCAGATTTACTGGAGTTCAAAGGAAAGCATTATTTACTTTGTGTAGACTATTACTCTAAATATCCAGAAATTGCATTGCTTCCGTCATTGTCTAGTGTATCGACAATTTCAGCATTTAAGTCCATGTTTGCCAGGCATGGTGTTCCGTCAGAAGTTGTAAGTGACAACGGACCGCAATTTGCATGTGCTAATTTCAAGAACTTTTCACATGAATGGGACTTTATTCACACAACTTCAAGTCCGCGTTATGCTCAATCCAACGGAGAAGCTGAACGTTATGTACAAACAATTAAG gatATGTTCAAGAAAGCTGAAGAAGGACAAAGTGACATTTACATTTCCTTAATGGAGTACCGTGCATCTCCTATCGAAGGAGTAGGACTTTCACCCGCACAGTTGTTGTTTAACCgacagttgaaaacaaaacttccCATGTCAACGGAACTTCTCGAGCCGAAAGCTTTTggatcaaaacaaaaagaactAATGGAACGTCAAAAACGTCAAAAACACTTCTACGACAAGACGTCAAAACCGTTACCGAGTGTTGCGCCAGGAGAAATTGTCCGCTTTAAGAAAGAAGATAAAAGTACTTGGGAACCAGCAATAGTTGACACAGAACACAGTAAACGTTCTTATGTGTTACGCGCCGAAAATGATAAACTTTATCGACGAAACCGAAAACACTTCTTAAAAACCAACGAAAAAGTGTTTAACAAGGACAATTCACAAAATGACCTTGAGTTTCCAATGGTGGACAATTCAATCGACCGCGAACCGCCAACAGTAACAAATCACGATCAACAAGAAACACAAAACCAAGCTTCCGCGCCGACCGATCCGACAACTGTAACAAGATCTGGACGCATCTCAAGGAAACCAGCGTACCTCACAGAACACTTTGTGTGA